GACTTCGATCGCAACGATTTCAACCAGCTGACGGATCAGGCCGACTGCCTGTTGATCGAGAACATGTTGCCCCAGTTTGGAAGCGCCGTAGGTGGTCGCTTTGCTTGCGGCCCACCATGCGGCCATCGTGATCGGGTTGGCGCTGATGACGATTCGTCCGGCCGCCCACATCGTCGATGCGACATCGAGATACGGTTTAGCCGATTTGTAAAAACCGAATGTGCGGACGGCCTGGGTGACCAGTTTGTAGATCGATTGAAAGTCATACGTGGCTAAGGAAACCGGCAAGCTTTCCACGGCGACCAGCAAACGCAGTGACGCGCGTCCGGCGGCGCGAGAGATGGCTTCGACGTTGGTTCGCAAGAGTGGCGCAGGATCGTCTGGCCGATAGATCGCGGCGACGTCCGAAACGAGCCGGAATAGATCTTCGCGGATCTTCTCGGTTTTAAACTCGTAACCCTGTTCTGTTTTCTTGCGATACGCATCGTGTTTGATGCTGTTGAACAATTCTTTGGTTTTCGCATCGATCAACGTTAGCAACGCCTTGTCACAGGATTCCAGCGGATCCAGCGAAGCCGTTTCGGGTTGATCGGCAATCGTTTTTTGCGATTGGTTTATTTGCGATGGATCGCCATCGGTTCGAAAGTTGATCGCTTCGGGAAATTGCATCCATTGTTGCAGGGCCAACGCGCGGTCCGTCAACTGGCTTGATCGTTGTTGCAAGAGCGTTGATTGCTCTTCGATCCATTGCTTAAGATTTTCGTTGGTGTACGCGGTTAGCATTCCGGACGATTCATCCGCACCGCCCTGCCCTGCTCCACCACGAGCCAATCGGATGGCATCGGCGATCGAGGAAGCCAGGATCACAAATCCCAAGGCTCCCTGCCCAACCGCAGGAATGTCCAAGTCCAGTATCGCTCCAGTAAGCAACACCGCTGCGGCAACCGCGGCGGTAAGCAACGAGAAGATCGGCAGGCGACGGAGGAAATCGTGACGCAAGTCTGGCTACTTCCGTTTTAAAGCTGACTGGACTGAATTGGGGTCAATCGCGCCATGTTCGATCGAGCCCATTGAAATTGAGCCCGTTGCAATCGAACCATGTTCATCTGAACGAGGTGCTTTCGAGTCGTGCGTTCATTCGAGCAAATCATTTTATTCTTTCCAGCAATCTCGCCTCATTTCCTCTAATCGCTCCTGTTTTCAACAAAAGCACCACAATAATCGTTCGGAAACAACATTCTGCCATTCCGATGTCGAAATCGGTTGAACGCGGTATGAGCGTCTTTGCGAAGGTTTCCACGTCGCTAAGAAACTTTCTCTGGAATCACGGGACCATCCCTGGCACCTTACGTGGCAATTGCGGGCACACCAGCCGCCGCAATATGAAAGCTCGGTAAGGGAACGCACGATTATCCATAGATTTGTTTACACTACTACCGTCTACCGGGACTTGGCGGACCCGTGAGCTAATCAGGTGCCACGCGATGGAGAATCCAATTTGATTGGACGATTCAAAACGGGCACGCATTCATTGCAATCGATCACGTTCGTTCGTTCTTGACACAGTTCGAGCCTGCGAGCGTTCGCGTGACGTTGTATGCTGGACATCGCCAACGTGGTTGTCTGGTCGCGAGCCGAAGTGCAGTCTCATCGAGCCGTCATGCAAGAACAAGTTTCCGGAAAATCGTTTCAGCGTCAGTCGCAGTCGTCGACTCCGTCGTTACCAAACTATCAAACCGATGGTTTTTTCGACGAACTTGTGGACGAGCGAAATCTCTCGCGTCCCGACACCGAAGAGCTGGTGTCGCTCTTTAACCGGCTGCCGCCAGCAGAGCTGTACCGCAAGCAGCAAGCCATTGAGCGATCGCTGTATCAAATGGGGATCACGTTCACGGTCTACAGCGATTCTGCTGGGACTGAGAAGATCTTTCCCTTTGATGTTATCCCGCGAATCGTATCGGCAATGCTGTGGAAACACATCGATGCCGGGTTGAAGCAGCGCATCCGTGCGCTCAATCGATTCTTGTGCGATATTTACAACGAACAAGCGATCGTTAAAGACGGCATTATCCCGAAGGAACTGATTGATAGTTCGCCGGCTTATTTGAAGGAATGTCACGGGTTAAAGCCCTTCAATGACGTCTGGTGCCACATCACCGGGACAGACTTGATCCGTGACAACGAAGGAACCGTCTTCGTTTTGGAAGACAACCTGCGTTGCCCCTCGGGGGTTTCGTACGTGTTGCAAAACCGGCACGTGATGAAGCGGAACTTTCCACAGGTTTTTGGTGCTTCACGCGTTCGCCCGGTGTCTGATTACAGTTGGCGTTTATTCGACTTGCTGCGTGGGATCGCCCCGCCGAATGTCGAAAACCCTGCGATCGTGGTTTTGACGCCTGGGATCTACAACAGTGCTTACTACGAGCATTCGTTCTTGGCCCAAAACATGGGTGTCCGTCTGGTCGAAGGTCGTGACTTGGTTGTCGAAAACGACTTCCTTTACATGCGAACAACGGGCGGTCTGAAACGCGTCGACGTCATTTATCGGCGAATTGACGATGCCTTCCTCGATCCAAAAACATTCCGTAAAGACAGCGTCTTGGGTGTTGCCGGGTTGATGGATGTTTACCGCGCGGGCAATGTCAGTTTGGCAAACGCGCCCGGCACCGGGATCGCCGACGACAAAGTCATCTACGCGTTCGTTCCTGAGATGATTCGCTATTACCTAGGCGAAGAGGCAATCCTGCCGAACGTTCCGACCTACGTTTGCCAGA
The Stieleria sp. JC731 genome window above contains:
- a CDS encoding circularly permuted type 2 ATP-grasp protein yields the protein MQEQVSGKSFQRQSQSSTPSLPNYQTDGFFDELVDERNLSRPDTEELVSLFNRLPPAELYRKQQAIERSLYQMGITFTVYSDSAGTEKIFPFDVIPRIVSAMLWKHIDAGLKQRIRALNRFLCDIYNEQAIVKDGIIPKELIDSSPAYLKECHGLKPFNDVWCHITGTDLIRDNEGTVFVLEDNLRCPSGVSYVLQNRHVMKRNFPQVFGASRVRPVSDYSWRLFDLLRGIAPPNVENPAIVVLTPGIYNSAYYEHSFLAQNMGVRLVEGRDLVVENDFLYMRTTGGLKRVDVIYRRIDDAFLDPKTFRKDSVLGVAGLMDVYRAGNVSLANAPGTGIADDKVIYAFVPEMIRYYLGEEAILPNVPTYVCQKEDDRKYVLEHMDELVIKAAGESGGYGVLIGPHATKEQRAEYAAKIKADPRNWIAQPTLQLSRVPTLIDGQLEGRHVDLRPYILCRRQDDVWVLPGGLTRVALRKGSLVVNSSQGGGSKDTWVVAEEGQQVASLKNGIKPVPDSEQIDPPRT